The bacterium genome has a segment encoding these proteins:
- a CDS encoding sigma-70 family RNA polymerase sigma factor, whose protein sequence is MKAPRPEGGLMEFGELVKKFSPRIRHLAAKSAPYIRGIIDKDDLFQEMLYHLWERWRKGELEGKNEAYIMGSCYFHLKNYLRRYKEKAKVVSLNEPLGEDGISLEELIVGQTPLFEEKVDDMLFIRQMKEKELTRREEEVAELLSQDYTVRAISQKLGISHVRVIQIKENIGKKFKKGGYQKG, encoded by the coding sequence ATGAAGGCACCAAGACCCGAAGGGGGATTAATGGAATTTGGAGAGTTAGTTAAGAAGTTTTCTCCCCGAATAAGACATTTAGCGGCCAAGTCAGCTCCTTACATCAGGGGGATCATAGATAAGGATGACCTATTCCAGGAGATGCTTTATCACCTCTGGGAGAGATGGCGAAAGGGAGAGCTTGAAGGGAAAAACGAGGCTTATATTATGGGAAGCTGCTATTTCCATCTAAAGAATTACCTGCGTCGATACAAAGAAAAGGCCAAGGTGGTAAGTCTTAATGAACCATTAGGAGAAGACGGCATCTCCTTAGAGGAACTGATTGTTGGTCAGACTCCCCTTTTTGAGGAAAAAGTAGATGATATGCTTTTTATTCGTCAGATGAAAGAGAAAGAGTTGACTCGGCGCGAAGAAGAAGTAGCTGAACTCCTCTCACAGGATTATACGGTAAGAGCCATTAGCCAAAAACTGGGCATCTCTCATGTCCGGGTAATCCAGATTAAAGAGAATATTGGCAAAAAATTTAAGAAGGGGGGTTACCAAAAGGGATGA
- a CDS encoding helix-turn-helix domain-containing protein — protein MKRTPLEKAIEELEEIFLTWDDEALYGFILEVVEKPLLEKLLERTGGDQEKVAKILHVDQQTIQAKIEEIKGLQDRTQNTEPR, from the coding sequence ATGAAGAGAACCCCCCTTGAAAAGGCCATAGAAGAACTTGAGGAAATATTTCTTACCTGGGATGATGAGGCTCTGTATGGATTCATCCTGGAGGTGGTAGAGAAGCCCTTGCTGGAAAAGCTCCTTGAGAGAACCGGTGGCGATCAGGAGAAAGTGGCTAAAATTCTCCACGTAGACCAACAGACCATCCAGGCCAAGATCGAGGAGATTAAAGGGTTGCAAGACAGAACCCAGAACACAGAGCCCAGATAA